A part of Brachybacterium faecium DSM 4810 genomic DNA contains:
- a CDS encoding Undecaprenyl pyrophosphate synthetase (PFAM: Putative undecaprenyl diphosphate synthase~TIGRFAM: undecaprenyl diphosphate synthase), protein MPGADRHGYQEPFAHPSGARPPQLPAPTIPGHVAVVMDGNGRWANRRGLPRTAGHEAGEAALLDVVAGALQIGVTHLSAYAFSTENWKRSPEEVRFLMGFSRSVLRRQRDTLNSWGVRIVWIGRAQRLWGSVIKELREAEELTRHNTRMTLYMCVNHGGRAEIVDAVREIAEEARAGRLSARGITMKSFARHLNDPDMPDVDLFLRTSGEQRTSNFLLWQAAYAELVFVEELWPDVDRRVLWRAITEYARRDRRYGGAIDAPEQDTAPA, encoded by the coding sequence ATGCCCGGTGCCGACCGCCACGGGTACCAGGAGCCGTTCGCGCACCCCAGCGGCGCCCGGCCCCCGCAGCTGCCCGCGCCCACCATCCCCGGGCACGTCGCCGTGGTCATGGACGGCAACGGCCGGTGGGCGAATCGGCGGGGCCTGCCCCGCACCGCCGGGCACGAGGCGGGGGAGGCGGCGCTGCTGGACGTGGTCGCCGGCGCGCTGCAGATCGGCGTGACCCATCTGTCGGCCTACGCGTTCTCCACCGAGAACTGGAAGCGCTCCCCCGAGGAGGTGCGGTTCCTCATGGGCTTCTCCCGCTCCGTGCTGCGCCGCCAGCGCGACACCCTGAACTCGTGGGGAGTGCGCATCGTGTGGATCGGCCGCGCGCAGCGGCTGTGGGGGAGCGTCATCAAGGAGCTGCGGGAGGCCGAGGAGCTGACCCGCCACAACACGCGGATGACGCTGTACATGTGCGTCAACCACGGCGGCCGCGCCGAGATCGTCGATGCCGTGCGCGAGATCGCCGAGGAGGCGCGGGCCGGGCGGCTCAGCGCCCGCGGCATCACGATGAAGAGCTTCGCCCGCCATCTGAACGACCCGGACATGCCGGATGTGGACCTCTTCCTGCGCACCAGCGGAGAGCAGCGCACCTCGAACTTCCTGCTGTGGCAGGCCGCCTACGCCGAGCTCGTCTTCGTCGAGGAGCTGTGGCCGGACGTGGACCGGCGCGTGCTGTGGCGGGCGATCACCGAGTACGCCCGTCGCGACCGCCGCTACGGCGGGGCGATCGACGCTCCGGAGCAGGACACCGCACCCGCCTGA
- a CDS encoding zinc uptake regulator, Fur family (PFAM: Ferric uptake regulator family) → MQRNTRQRAAILETLSRQEDFRSAQQIHEQMRSDGETVGLATVYRNLQALSRSGRLDVLVAGDGESLYRQCEDTGHHHHLVCRECGRTVEFLAPKLEASMTAIAQEHGFTEVDHTLEVFGLCTEHAAQSAAEDEGGTR, encoded by the coding sequence ATGCAGAGGAACACCCGCCAGCGCGCCGCGATCCTCGAGACGCTCTCGCGCCAGGAGGACTTCCGCAGCGCCCAGCAGATCCATGAGCAGATGCGCTCCGACGGCGAGACCGTGGGACTGGCCACGGTGTACCGCAACCTCCAGGCGCTGTCCCGCTCGGGCCGCCTGGACGTGCTGGTCGCCGGCGACGGGGAGTCCCTGTACCGCCAGTGCGAGGACACCGGGCACCACCACCACCTGGTGTGCCGCGAATGCGGCCGCACGGTCGAGTTCCTCGCCCCGAAGCTCGAGGCGTCGATGACCGCGATCGCCCAGGAGCATGGATTCACCGAGGTGGATCACACCCTCGAGGTGTTCGGGCTGTGCACAGAACATGCCGCGCAGAGCGCCGCGGAGGACGAGGGCGGCACGCGATGA
- a CDS encoding 2'-5' RNA ligase (PFAM: 2',5' RNA ligase family~TIGRFAM: 2'-5' RNA ligase), with product MRVFVALRPAPSALAHLDAALEDVRAGAGLALRWTDPAQWHLTLSFRPDLPAGALEDALHDLAAIAARHRPPTLQLSGAGVFDARTLWIGVGGETAPLAALMGEPLLEGEGRERRRAHLTVARVSARAPRAPRRRRRGDPPPPDPTRLLLADAVRALSVYRGPSWEATELELVSSALGEGRSGGPLHEVLATVPLG from the coding sequence ATGCGGGTGTTCGTCGCCCTCCGGCCCGCGCCCTCCGCGCTCGCGCACCTGGACGCGGCGCTCGAGGACGTCCGCGCCGGAGCGGGGCTCGCCCTGCGGTGGACGGATCCCGCGCAGTGGCATCTCACCCTCTCCTTCCGGCCCGATCTGCCCGCCGGGGCGCTCGAGGACGCGCTCCACGACCTCGCCGCGATCGCGGCCCGTCACCGGCCGCCGACGCTCCAGCTGAGCGGGGCCGGGGTGTTCGATGCCCGCACGCTGTGGATCGGCGTGGGAGGCGAGACCGCGCCGCTCGCGGCGCTGATGGGCGAGCCGCTGCTCGAGGGCGAGGGGCGGGAGCGGCGCCGCGCGCACCTGACCGTCGCGCGGGTCTCGGCCCGTGCTCCTCGCGCGCCGCGACGGCGCCGGCGGGGCGACCCGCCGCCGCCGGATCCCACCCGGCTCCTCCTCGCCGACGCCGTGCGGGCCCTGTCGGTCTACCGGGGCCCGAGCTGGGAGGCGACGGAGCTCGAGCTCGTCTCCTCCGCGCTCGGCGAGGGACGCTCGGGAGGGCCCCTCCACGAGGTGCTCGCCACCGTCCCCCTGGGCTGA
- a CDS encoding uncharacterized membrane-associated protein — MMDWIQDLPLLPAVAFLYVVIWCRAGATYLVGRGARKAANRGRVAAFLGSPGVVRATALINRWGAPVVALSFLTVGFQTAANAAAGLTGMPAKRYLPALAIGGLAWAFIYATVGLVAFMAWFELFLVSPWGAVAVLALVVVLIAVLLRHKRRTGGIHAAASTVESARGSAQPLASSAVVDAAASEPPATDR; from the coding sequence ATGATGGACTGGATCCAGGACCTGCCGCTGCTGCCGGCCGTGGCCTTCCTGTACGTGGTGATCTGGTGCCGGGCCGGTGCCACCTACCTGGTTGGCCGCGGTGCCCGCAAGGCCGCGAACCGGGGCCGCGTCGCCGCCTTCCTCGGCTCCCCGGGCGTGGTGCGGGCCACCGCGCTGATCAACCGCTGGGGCGCGCCCGTGGTGGCGCTGAGCTTCCTCACCGTGGGCTTCCAGACGGCGGCCAACGCCGCCGCGGGCCTGACGGGCATGCCGGCCAAGCGCTACCTGCCGGCTCTCGCGATCGGCGGTCTGGCGTGGGCGTTCATCTACGCCACGGTGGGGCTCGTGGCCTTCATGGCCTGGTTCGAGCTGTTCCTCGTCTCGCCGTGGGGTGCGGTCGCCGTGCTCGCGCTCGTGGTGGTGCTCATCGCGGTGCTGCTGCGGCACAAGCGCCGCACCGGCGGGATCCACGCCGCGGCGAGCACCGTCGAGTCGGCGCGGGGCAGTGCGCAGCCGCTCGCCTCCTCCGCCGTGGTCGATGCCGCGGCCTCCGAGCCGCCGGCCACCGACCGCTGA
- a CDS encoding 2-isopropylmalate synthase (PFAM: LeuA allosteric (dimerisation) domain; HMGL-like~TIGRFAM: 2-isopropylmalate synthase, yeast type) — MTDSTITSPAAPAPVAAEADPAAPVVGPAGDAPQQPSGMPIHKYLPFDEQIRVELPDRTWPARRITRAPRWCAVDLRDGNQALIDPMNSERKLRMFELLVRMGYKEIEVGFPSASRTDYDFVRALIEEDRIPEDVTIQVLTQSREHLIERTYEAIAGAHRAVVHLYNSTSVVQRDVVFRADEDAVLDIAVQGALLCKKYEETVPETAVTYQYSPESYTGTELEYALRVCNAVIEVFQPTPQNKMIINLPATVEMATPNVYADSIEWMHRHLDRRDSLVLSLHPHNDRGTGVAAAELGYLAGADRIEGCLFGNGERTGNVDLVTLGLNLFSQGIDPQIDFSDLGEVRRTVEHCNQMPVPERSPYGGDLVFTAFSGSHQDAIKKGLERMEVDAEKVGKEIDDMVWRVPYLPVDPKDLGRSYEAVIRVNSQSGKGGMAYLLRTEHGLDLPRRLQIEFSGIVQQKTDADGGEVSPETLWDAFTDEYLPSPEEDRRWGRFGFRDVRQESTGEGADRITVTLVVDGEEHEVTGIGNGPLDGFVKALAERKIDVRILDYAEHALTEGDDSLAASYVECEIGDRIFWGVGIDGSITRASLEAIISALNREQRARG, encoded by the coding sequence ATGACTGACTCCACGATCACCAGCCCCGCCGCCCCCGCGCCCGTCGCGGCAGAGGCGGACCCCGCAGCGCCCGTCGTCGGGCCGGCGGGAGACGCGCCGCAGCAGCCCTCCGGCATGCCGATCCACAAGTATCTGCCCTTCGACGAGCAGATCCGCGTCGAGCTCCCGGACCGCACCTGGCCCGCGCGCCGCATCACCCGCGCGCCCCGCTGGTGCGCCGTGGACCTGCGCGACGGGAACCAGGCCCTCATCGACCCGATGAACTCCGAGCGCAAGCTGCGCATGTTCGAGCTGCTGGTGCGCATGGGCTACAAGGAGATCGAGGTCGGCTTCCCCTCGGCCTCCCGCACCGACTACGACTTCGTGCGCGCCCTCATCGAGGAGGACCGCATCCCCGAGGACGTCACCATCCAGGTCCTCACGCAGTCCCGCGAGCACCTCATCGAGCGCACCTACGAGGCGATCGCCGGCGCGCACCGCGCGGTCGTGCACCTGTACAACTCCACCTCCGTGGTGCAGCGGGACGTCGTGTTCCGGGCCGATGAGGATGCGGTGCTCGACATCGCCGTGCAGGGCGCGCTGCTGTGCAAGAAGTACGAGGAGACCGTCCCGGAGACGGCGGTGACGTACCAGTACTCCCCGGAGTCGTACACCGGCACGGAGCTCGAGTACGCGCTGCGCGTGTGCAACGCCGTGATCGAGGTGTTCCAGCCCACCCCGCAGAACAAGATGATCATCAACCTGCCGGCGACGGTGGAGATGGCCACCCCCAACGTGTACGCCGACTCGATCGAGTGGATGCACCGCCATCTGGACCGGCGCGACTCGCTCGTGCTGTCGCTGCACCCGCACAACGACCGCGGCACGGGCGTGGCCGCCGCCGAGCTCGGCTACCTGGCCGGCGCGGACCGCATCGAGGGCTGCCTGTTCGGCAACGGCGAGCGCACCGGCAACGTGGATCTGGTGACCCTGGGCCTGAACCTGTTCAGCCAGGGCATCGACCCGCAGATCGACTTCTCCGATCTCGGCGAGGTGCGCCGCACCGTGGAGCACTGCAACCAGATGCCGGTCCCGGAGCGCAGCCCCTACGGCGGCGATCTGGTGTTCACCGCCTTCTCCGGCTCCCACCAGGACGCGATCAAGAAGGGCCTGGAGCGGATGGAGGTCGACGCCGAGAAGGTCGGCAAGGAGATCGACGACATGGTCTGGCGGGTGCCCTACCTGCCCGTGGACCCCAAGGACCTCGGCCGCTCCTACGAGGCCGTGATCCGCGTGAACTCGCAGTCCGGCAAGGGCGGGATGGCGTACCTGCTGCGCACCGAGCACGGCCTGGACCTGCCGCGTCGTCTGCAGATCGAGTTCTCCGGCATCGTCCAGCAGAAGACGGACGCCGACGGCGGCGAGGTCAGCCCCGAGACGCTCTGGGACGCCTTCACCGACGAGTACCTCCCCTCTCCCGAGGAGGACCGCCGCTGGGGCCGCTTCGGCTTCCGAGACGTGCGCCAGGAGTCCACCGGCGAGGGGGCGGACCGCATCACCGTCACCCTGGTGGTGGACGGTGAGGAGCACGAGGTCACCGGGATCGGCAACGGCCCGCTGGACGGCTTCGTCAAGGCGCTGGCCGAGCGGAAGATCGACGTGCGCATCCTCGACTACGCCGAGCACGCGCTCACCGAGGGCGACGACTCGCTGGCCGCCTCGTACGTCGAGTGCGAGATCGGCGACCGGATCTTCTGGGGCGTGGGCATCGACGGCTCCATCACCCGGGCCTCCCTCGAGGCGATCATCTCGGCGCTGAACCGGGAGCAGCGCGCCCGCGGCTGA
- a CDS encoding transcriptional regulator (PFAM: LysR substrate binding domain; Bacterial regulatory helix-turn-helix protein, lysR family), which translates to MLNLHRLFLLHELRRLQTMTAVANAHSMSASAVSQQLAQLERETKVSLFAQVGRRVVLTDAGVQLARRAEEMLGLLETAEAELALAQGEASGLLRVASFQTPMIALAPAAVSVLAERSPDLQVEMAQQEVDHAYEGLLAHDYDVILGEDYPGGEHRVRRGTDREALLRDPLLLVLPRSGPWAEVSTLSALADAPWALDPYGSRTGTWARTYLRQAGIEPHVRFATPDPLLQVHLVRTGHAVAFVPGLIASEHLGGTRVLRLPGQPRRSLYTAARAGAARHPSLLAFRAALLEAAGTLTALEDLDSLDA; encoded by the coding sequence ATGCTGAATCTGCACCGACTGTTCCTGCTGCACGAACTGCGCAGGCTGCAGACGATGACCGCGGTCGCGAACGCCCATTCGATGTCGGCCTCGGCCGTGTCCCAGCAGCTCGCCCAGCTCGAGCGGGAGACGAAGGTCTCCCTCTTCGCGCAGGTGGGCCGCCGGGTGGTGCTCACGGATGCGGGGGTGCAGCTCGCCCGCCGCGCGGAGGAGATGCTCGGGCTGCTGGAGACGGCGGAGGCCGAGCTCGCCCTCGCGCAGGGCGAGGCCAGCGGGCTGCTGCGCGTGGCGTCCTTCCAGACGCCGATGATCGCGCTCGCCCCGGCAGCGGTCAGCGTGCTCGCCGAGCGCTCCCCGGACCTCCAGGTCGAGATGGCGCAGCAGGAGGTGGACCACGCGTACGAGGGGCTGCTGGCCCACGACTACGACGTGATCCTGGGTGAGGACTATCCCGGCGGGGAGCATCGGGTGCGCCGCGGCACCGATCGGGAGGCGCTGCTGCGCGATCCCCTGCTGCTGGTGCTGCCGCGCTCCGGTCCGTGGGCGGAGGTGAGCACGCTCAGCGCCCTCGCCGATGCGCCGTGGGCGCTGGATCCCTACGGCAGCCGGACCGGCACCTGGGCGCGCACGTATCTGCGCCAGGCGGGCATCGAGCCGCATGTGCGCTTCGCGACCCCGGATCCGCTGCTGCAGGTGCACCTGGTGCGCACCGGGCACGCGGTCGCCTTCGTACCGGGTCTCATCGCCTCCGAGCATCTGGGCGGAACCCGCGTGCTCCGACTGCCCGGGCAGCCCCGCCGCTCGCTCTACACCGCCGCTCGCGCCGGTGCGGCGCGCCATCCCTCGCTGCTCGCGTTCCGGGCGGCGCTGCTCGAGGCGGCCGGCACCCTCACCGCCCTCGAGGACCTCGACAGCCTCGACGCCTGA
- a CDS encoding predicted aminopeptidase (PFAM: Peptidase family M28), translating into MPTSTDHPAEPADAVASTAPGATPAHALLLLLVLLATLGAGAASRGTTPPAGEEAPSSVFSAERAAEAVAPVVEEPRPVGSPAVDRAQEELAAELAARGFEIEAQEGLGVREMGTEASAGYGRNLIATRAGTAPTGTLVLATHTDSVPNAPGAADAGVGLAVILETVRALGPEAQRNDLVVLLLDGEERGLLGAEAFLAEGAEELAAPVVVLNHEARGISGRPMITRASGPMHAVIGSAPHPEFESFTDALFSLLPNDTDFTVYRDGGWWGMDMAIIGDSWAYHSAEDDADHLDPGTLQHYGDLTLALTRDLAQRDLAALTPREEESPVQTTAPWGVVQVPPGLVAALALLAPLAVLAAVLVRRRRGEVSLRGAALGAAAFLLVLVGAVLGGAGLWALTAAATPEMLSQATHEPVRAELFVLAELVAAAVVAAALWVLARCLISRAAALLGASLLVTLLLAVLGVYSPDLGGAMILPAAIAAGGTLLASVLPPRAGLVALGVRVLALLPTGWMLGAQLHALAEFGIASSAGALAGTALLGLGAAAPLLLGAAPAAAEPSRRLRRLLIPVLPAVLTLGLVVGGTTWTLASPEPVQERVTAHVDGVSGETRWEVTGSTDWGRALDGTRATSALPAPSLEVERLEGSRVQIAVTAVRDASALTLTPGAGGFSAVAVDGVPVDSAAGLETLQIHGLRAGQSVLITVEADPGQQLTVVETAYDPSLAGGWVAPGEGVSLMQPRTEVSLTAAL; encoded by the coding sequence ATGCCGACGTCGACTGACCACCCCGCCGAGCCCGCCGATGCCGTGGCGTCGACCGCCCCCGGCGCGACGCCCGCCCACGCGCTCCTCCTGCTGCTGGTGCTGCTGGCGACGCTCGGCGCCGGGGCCGCCTCCCGCGGGACCACCCCGCCGGCGGGCGAGGAGGCGCCCTCGAGCGTCTTCAGCGCGGAGCGCGCCGCCGAAGCGGTCGCCCCCGTGGTGGAGGAGCCCCGCCCGGTCGGCTCCCCGGCCGTGGACCGCGCCCAGGAGGAGCTCGCCGCCGAGCTCGCCGCTCGGGGGTTCGAGATCGAGGCGCAGGAGGGGCTCGGGGTGCGGGAGATGGGCACCGAGGCGAGCGCCGGGTACGGGCGGAACCTCATCGCGACGCGAGCGGGCACCGCCCCCACCGGGACCCTCGTGCTGGCCACCCACACCGACTCGGTCCCAAACGCGCCCGGCGCCGCGGACGCCGGCGTGGGCCTCGCCGTGATCCTCGAGACGGTGCGCGCGCTGGGGCCCGAAGCGCAGCGCAACGACCTGGTGGTGCTGCTCCTGGACGGGGAGGAACGCGGCCTGCTGGGCGCCGAGGCGTTCCTCGCCGAGGGCGCCGAGGAGCTCGCCGCCCCCGTGGTGGTGCTGAACCACGAGGCGCGCGGCATCTCGGGCCGTCCGATGATCACCCGGGCGAGCGGGCCGATGCACGCCGTGATCGGCTCCGCCCCGCACCCCGAGTTCGAATCCTTCACCGATGCGCTGTTCTCGCTCCTCCCCAACGACACCGACTTCACCGTCTATCGCGACGGGGGCTGGTGGGGGATGGACATGGCGATCATCGGCGACTCCTGGGCCTATCACTCCGCCGAGGACGACGCCGACCACCTGGACCCCGGCACCCTCCAGCACTACGGCGACCTCACCCTCGCCCTTACCCGCGACCTCGCCCAGCGGGATCTCGCCGCGCTCACGCCGCGCGAGGAGGAGAGCCCGGTCCAGACCACCGCTCCCTGGGGCGTGGTGCAGGTGCCGCCCGGGCTGGTGGCGGCCCTGGCCCTGCTGGCCCCGCTCGCGGTGCTCGCCGCCGTGCTCGTGCGGCGCCGGCGCGGGGAGGTGAGCCTCCGGGGCGCCGCCCTCGGCGCCGCGGCCTTCCTGCTGGTGCTCGTCGGGGCGGTGCTCGGCGGTGCCGGGCTCTGGGCCCTCACCGCCGCAGCGACTCCCGAGATGCTCTCGCAGGCCACGCACGAGCCGGTGCGGGCCGAGCTGTTCGTGCTCGCCGAGCTGGTGGCGGCAGCAGTCGTGGCGGCGGCGCTCTGGGTGCTCGCCCGCTGCCTGATCTCCCGCGCTGCAGCGCTGCTCGGCGCCTCCCTGCTGGTCACCCTCCTGCTGGCCGTGCTCGGCGTGTACTCGCCCGATCTCGGCGGTGCGATGATCCTGCCCGCGGCGATCGCGGCGGGCGGCACGCTGCTGGCGAGCGTGCTGCCGCCGCGGGCGGGCCTCGTGGCGCTCGGGGTGCGGGTGCTCGCCCTTCTGCCCACCGGGTGGATGCTGGGTGCCCAGCTGCACGCCCTGGCCGAGTTCGGCATCGCCTCGTCCGCCGGTGCCCTGGCGGGCACCGCACTGCTCGGGCTCGGGGCCGCCGCGCCGCTGCTGCTCGGTGCGGCGCCCGCCGCGGCGGAACCGTCCCGGCGCCTGCGCCGTCTCCTGATCCCCGTGCTGCCCGCGGTGCTGACGCTCGGCCTGGTCGTCGGCGGCACCACCTGGACCCTCGCCTCCCCCGAGCCGGTCCAGGAGCGGGTCACCGCCCACGTCGACGGCGTCAGCGGCGAGACCCGCTGGGAGGTCACCGGCAGCACCGACTGGGGCCGCGCGCTCGACGGCACCCGGGCGACCTCCGCTCTGCCGGCACCGAGCCTCGAGGTGGAGCGGCTCGAGGGCTCACGGGTGCAGATCGCGGTCACCGCGGTGCGAGATGCCTCCGCCCTCACCCTCACCCCGGGGGCGGGCGGCTTCTCCGCGGTCGCCGTCGACGGCGTCCCGGTCGACTCCGCCGCAGGGCTCGAGACGCTGCAGATCCACGGCCTCCGGGCCGGGCAGAGCGTGCTGATCACCGTCGAGGCGGACCCCGGCCAGCAGCTCACCGTGGTCGAGACTGCGTACGATCCGTCGCTCGCGGGCGGCTGGGTGGCACCGGGGGAGGGCGTCTCGCTCATGCAGCCGCGCACCGAGGTGAGCCTCACCGCGGCGCTGTGA
- a CDS encoding DNA replication and repair protein RecO (PFAM: Recombination protein O~TIGRFAM: DNA repair protein RecO) produces MQQKLYRDDAIVLRTHPLGEADRIITLLTRRHGKVRAVAKGVRRTGSRFGARLEPFTLVDVQLHAGRSLHTVTQVVTIEAFAVGISAEYGRFTAASAMLETTDRLTDEFVDPNQRGFLMLVGALRAMAEGRIPPPLVLDSFLLRTLAVSGWAPELRVCASCGADGPHHAIDIRAGGLVCTPCRRPGAIAVRQSTIEHMIFLLAGDWENVLDADETVMHEAGRLITDTMTWHLERSVRSLHYVER; encoded by the coding sequence ATGCAGCAGAAGCTCTACCGCGACGACGCGATCGTCCTGCGCACCCACCCCCTGGGCGAGGCCGATCGCATCATCACGCTGCTCACCCGCCGCCACGGCAAGGTCCGCGCCGTCGCCAAGGGGGTGCGCCGCACCGGCAGCCGCTTCGGGGCCCGGCTCGAGCCGTTCACCCTCGTGGACGTGCAGCTGCACGCCGGCAGGAGCCTGCACACCGTCACCCAGGTGGTGACCATCGAGGCCTTCGCCGTCGGCATCAGCGCCGAATACGGGCGCTTCACCGCCGCCAGCGCGATGCTCGAGACCACCGATCGCCTCACCGACGAGTTCGTGGACCCCAATCAGCGCGGCTTCCTCATGCTCGTCGGCGCGCTGCGCGCGATGGCCGAGGGCCGCATCCCGCCGCCGCTGGTGCTGGACTCGTTCCTGCTGCGCACCCTCGCCGTCTCCGGCTGGGCGCCGGAGCTGCGGGTGTGCGCCTCCTGCGGGGCCGACGGGCCGCATCACGCGATCGACATCCGTGCCGGTGGGCTCGTGTGCACGCCCTGCCGGCGGCCGGGGGCGATCGCCGTGCGGCAGTCCACGATCGAGCACATGATCTTCCTGCTCGCCGGGGACTGGGAGAATGTGCTCGACGCCGACGAGACCGTCATGCACGAGGCGGGCCGGCTGATCACCGACACCATGACCTGGCACCTCGAGCGCTCCGTGCGCTCCCTGCACTACGTCGAGCGCTGA
- a CDS encoding trans-aconitate methyltransferase (PFAM: Methyltransferase domain) produces MTHTWNPAQYLRFGDERARPFLDLLAWIPAEAPQRVVDLGAGPGTQTALLARRWPRAEVLAVDSSPEMIARAATVPGISAVQADLRRWEPPGPVDVLLSNAALQWVPGHLELLPRLAGMLAPGGRLALQVPGNFDEPSHALRRELAAEAPYAEHLQEIASPSSHDAATYLAALQDLGLEVDAWETTYLHVLHGPDPVFEWVRGTGARPTLQALPEPLREHFAVELRARLREAYPDSGRGVVLPFRRIFAIGRRPG; encoded by the coding sequence ATGACGCACACCTGGAACCCGGCGCAGTATCTCCGGTTCGGTGACGAGCGGGCCCGGCCCTTCCTCGATCTCCTCGCCTGGATCCCGGCAGAGGCCCCGCAGCGCGTGGTCGATCTCGGCGCCGGGCCCGGCACGCAGACCGCGCTGCTCGCGCGGCGCTGGCCGAGGGCGGAGGTGCTCGCCGTGGACTCGAGCCCCGAGATGATCGCCCGCGCCGCGACCGTCCCCGGCATCTCGGCCGTTCAGGCCGACCTGCGCCGGTGGGAGCCGCCCGGGCCGGTCGACGTGCTGCTCAGCAACGCCGCGCTCCAATGGGTCCCCGGGCACCTCGAGCTGCTGCCCCGCCTGGCGGGCATGCTCGCCCCGGGCGGCCGCCTGGCGCTGCAGGTGCCCGGCAACTTCGACGAGCCCAGCCATGCGCTGCGCCGGGAGCTCGCCGCCGAGGCCCCGTACGCCGAGCACCTGCAGGAGATCGCATCCCCCTCCTCGCACGACGCCGCGACCTACCTCGCCGCCCTCCAGGACCTCGGCCTCGAGGTGGACGCGTGGGAGACGACGTACTTGCACGTGCTGCATGGGCCGGATCCGGTGTTCGAGTGGGTGCGCGGCACCGGTGCGCGGCCCACGCTCCAGGCACTGCCCGAGCCGCTGCGCGAACATTTCGCCGTAGAGCTCCGCGCCCGGCTGCGCGAGGCCTATCCCGACAGCGGGCGCGGCGTCGTCCTCCCGTTCCGGCGCATCTTCGCGATCGGCCGTCGCCCCGGCTGA
- a CDS encoding predicted permease, DMT superfamily (PFAM: Integral membrane protein DUF6), whose translation MEAVTTSSSAPARPTTTGPLPSGGGRGVPLTPVLFILGSCFSLQFGAAIATQLFPAIGSWGTTALRLGIAALVLLVVVRPKVHRFSRQQWIAVIVFGVVIGAMNGSFYSAIERIPLGTAVAIEFLGPLTVAAVLSTRRTDLLWVLLALAGVGLFGVESFTGAASLDLLGVLFALVAAVFWGLYVMSSARVGQLVAGQDGLAVAMAVGALTVLPFGAQGALVGVMEPRLLVLAAGTALLASVLPYTLELTALRRLPRHVFGILLSLEPVVALLAGVLLIGQEATPLRVMAALLVVTASAGVTLTARRGGPEQPQPVDESPGWDLPTPTHATVTGEMPILTAEELHGPARGAEESPGRSR comes from the coding sequence GTGGAGGCCGTGACCACCTCCTCCTCCGCTCCGGCCCGCCCCACGACGACCGGCCCGCTCCCCTCGGGCGGGGGCCGCGGCGTGCCGTTGACGCCCGTGCTGTTCATCCTCGGCTCCTGCTTCTCCCTGCAGTTCGGTGCCGCGATCGCCACCCAGCTCTTCCCCGCGATCGGCTCCTGGGGCACCACCGCGCTGCGGCTCGGGATCGCCGCGCTCGTGCTGCTCGTCGTGGTGCGCCCGAAGGTGCACCGCTTCAGCCGCCAGCAGTGGATCGCCGTGATCGTCTTCGGTGTCGTCATCGGGGCGATGAACGGAAGCTTCTACTCCGCGATCGAGCGGATCCCGCTGGGCACCGCGGTTGCCATCGAGTTCCTGGGCCCCCTCACCGTCGCCGCGGTGCTCTCCACCCGCCGCACCGACCTCCTGTGGGTGCTGCTGGCTCTGGCCGGGGTGGGACTGTTCGGCGTGGAGTCCTTCACCGGTGCGGCGTCCCTGGACCTGCTCGGCGTGCTCTTCGCGCTCGTCGCCGCGGTGTTCTGGGGTCTGTACGTGATGTCCAGCGCGCGGGTGGGCCAGCTGGTCGCCGGGCAGGACGGCCTGGCCGTCGCCATGGCGGTGGGGGCGCTCACGGTGCTGCCGTTCGGGGCGCAGGGCGCCCTGGTCGGGGTGATGGAGCCGCGTCTGCTCGTGCTCGCCGCCGGCACCGCGCTGCTGGCCTCCGTGCTGCCGTACACGCTCGAGCTCACCGCGCTGCGCCGGCTCCCGCGGCACGTGTTCGGCATCCTGCTGAGCCTCGAGCCGGTGGTCGCCCTGCTGGCCGGGGTGCTGCTGATCGGGCAGGAGGCCACCCCGCTGCGGGTGATGGCGGCGCTGCTCGTGGTGACCGCGAGCGCCGGGGTGACGCTCACGGCCCGACGGGGCGGGCCCGAGCAGCCGCAGCCGGTGGATGAGTCACCGGGCTGGGACCTGCCCACGCCCACGCACGCCACCGTCACCGGGGAGATGCCGATCCTCACCGCGGAGGAGCTGCACGGTCCCGCCCGAGGTGCCGAGGAGTCCCCCGGCCGCAGCCGCTGA